A single Phoenix dactylifera cultivar Barhee BC4 chromosome 1, palm_55x_up_171113_PBpolish2nd_filt_p, whole genome shotgun sequence DNA region contains:
- the LOC120109890 gene encoding nuclear pore complex protein NUP62-like, whose amino-acid sequence MPTFGASSQPAFGSTSSPAFGATTTPAVGATSSSSFGATTTPAFGSTTAPAFSSTPTSTQVFGSTSTPAFDSTSTPAFGARATPAVGATSSPGFGATTTPAFGSTTAPAFSSTPMSTQAFGSISTPAFGSTSTPTFGARATPASGAIFSSGIGATFGSTTAPAFSSTPTSTQAFGSISTLAFGSRSTPAFGARATPASGATFSSGIGATFGSTTAPAFSSTPKSTQAFGSIRTLAFGPTSTPAFGARATPASGATFSSGIGATFGSTTAPAFSSTPTSTQAFASISTLAFGSTSTPAFGARVTPASGATFSSCIGATFGSTTAPAFSSTPTSTQAFGSISTPAFGSTSTPAFGATATPAFGATSSPSFGATTMPAFGSTTAPAFSSTTAPCPALTKQVVAWAHLKGDVDTIKKMFEEQPVPTDYVEELLQNMIAEENLSGYCFKDFRDSVSQILNEIKWQQSMTLGSVVEELTAAKSKELSNIRQSVNRHKSLMRDYEKELVTEISRKAKLVKNRGEIMTRMTTLEQELEQAKTELAENEAQIQKQDEAISKAIASMTSISWELQKAKEESRQVVESLRAGEEAESKMKQLGGLQSSIAVLLKFEMPQCLPRTS is encoded by the coding sequence ATGCCAACATTTGGTGCATCAAGTCAACCAGCCTTTGGCTCTACAAGCAGCCCTGCTTTTGGTGCCACAACCACTCCGGCCGTTGGTGCTACATCTTCTTCGAGCTTTGGTGCCACAACTACGCCAGCATTTGGTTCGACAACCGCCCCAGCATTTAGTTCGACACCCACGAGTACCCAGGTTTTTGGTTCTACAAGCACACCAGCCTTTGACTCTACAAGCACCCCTGCTTTTGGTGCCAGAGCCACTCCGGCCGTTGGTGCTACATCTTCTCCGGGCTTTGGTGCCACAACTACGCCAGCCTTTGGTTCGACAACCGCCCCAGCATTTAGTTCGACACCCATGAGTACCCAGGCTTTTGGTTCTATAAGCACACCAGCCTTTGGCTCTACAAGCACCCCTACTTTTGGTGCTAGAGCCACTCCGGCCTCTGGTGCTATATTTTCTTCGGGCATTGGTGCCACATTTGGTTCCACAACTGCCCCAGCATTTAGTTCAACACCCACGAGTACCCAAGCTTTTGGTTCTATAAGCACCCTAGCCTTTGGCTCTAGAAGCACCCCTGCTTTTGGTGCCAGAGCCACTCCGGCCTCTGGTGCTACATTTTCTTCGGGCATTGGTGCCACATTTGGTTCGACAACTGCCCCAGCATTTAGTTCAACACCCAAGAGTACCCAGGCTTTTGGTTCTATAAGAACACTAGCCTTTGGCCCTACAAGCACCCCTGCTTTTGGTGCCAGAGCCACTCCGGCCTCTGGTGCTACATTTTCTTCGGGCATTGGTGCCACATTTGGTTCGACAACTGCCCCAGCATTTAGTTCAACACCCACGAGTACCCAGGCTTTTGCTTCTATAAGCACACTAGCCTTTGGCTCTACAAGCACCCCTGCCTTTGGTGCCAGAGTCACTCCGGCCTCTGGTGCTACATTTTCTTCCTGCATTGGTGCCACATTTGGTTCGACAACTGCCCCAGCATTTAGTTCAACACCCACGAGTACCCAGGCTTTTGGTTCTATAAGCACACCAGCCTTTGGCTCTACAAGCACCCCTGCTTTTGGTGCCACAGCCACTCCGGCTTTTGGTGCTACATCTTCTCCGAGCTTTGGTGCCACAACTATGCCAGCATTTGGTTCGACAACCGCCCCAGCATTTAGTTCGACAACCGCCCCATGCCCGGCCTTGACAAAGCAAGTAGTGGCATGGGCTCACCTTAAGGGGGATGTCGACACTATTAAGAAAATGTTTGAGGAGCAGCCTGTGCCAACTGACTATGTTGAGGAGCTATTACAAAACATGATAGCTGAAGAGAATTTATCAGGGTATTGCTTCAAGGATTTTCGGGACTCTGTGTCACAAATTCTAAATGAAATAAAGTGGCAGCAGTCAATGACTCTAGGCTCAGTAGTGGAAGAATTGACTGCGGCCAAAAGCAAGGAACTCTCCAACATACGACAGTCTGTCAACCGGCACAAGTCTTTGATGCGAGACTATGAGAAGGAACTGGTGACTGAGATCAGTCGCAAAGCAAAGCTTGTCAAGAACAGAGGAGAAATAATGACCCGGATGACCACCTTGGAGCAAGAACTTGAACAAGCTAAGACTGAATTGGCTGAAAATGAGGCACAAATTCAGAAACAAGATGAAGCAATTAGTAAAGCAATAGCATCCATGACTTCTATTTCCTGGGAGCTTCAAAAAGCTAAAGAAGAATCCAGACAAGTAGTGGAGTCACTTCGAGCTGGAGAAGAGGCAGAATCAAAGATGAAGCAGCTGGGGGGGCTGCAGTCTTCAATAGCAGTGCTGCTTAAGTTTGAAATGCCGCAATGTCTCCCCAGGACTTCTTGA